A part of Dysgonomonadaceae bacterium zrk40 genomic DNA contains:
- a CDS encoding EamA family transporter, which yields MRTILLLLLITFSEATIGVFVKLTGGLIPIHTVNFYAILTAALFLMILMPFATGNPLRVPWKNLKDTAIIGMLIATQISVFNYAMTLVPIANAVIFWSIAPFFTFIFSALFLDEKASWGHYLTFAVAIMGIVLAKPLEGGYMVGNLVALADGAIYAAMITYMRHEGKSETGNDIAWSMLVAALVLSPVLVIFGPGDIMAMTVNERIGIAAPAGLWALMLGLVSTGFAYFGISLVLKTLNANVYSLVDIIVSPVVAATLGFLVFGEVPATGMIYGGALLLTAGFVLTRLTTRDDPNLAAHPCQCT from the coding sequence ATGCGCACCATCCTGTTACTGCTTCTCATCACCTTCTCGGAGGCGACAATCGGCGTCTTCGTCAAGCTGACAGGCGGTCTGATCCCGATCCACACGGTGAATTTCTACGCCATCCTCACGGCCGCGCTGTTCCTCATGATTCTGATGCCGTTCGCAACCGGGAACCCGCTTCGCGTTCCGTGGAAGAACCTCAAGGACACCGCCATCATCGGTATGCTGATCGCCACCCAGATCAGCGTCTTCAATTACGCCATGACCCTGGTGCCGATTGCCAACGCGGTCATTTTCTGGAGTATCGCGCCGTTCTTCACCTTCATATTCTCGGCGCTGTTTCTCGATGAGAAAGCAAGCTGGGGTCACTACCTGACCTTCGCGGTCGCCATCATGGGCATTGTTCTCGCGAAACCGCTGGAGGGCGGATACATGGTCGGAAATCTTGTCGCGCTTGCCGATGGGGCGATCTATGCCGCGATGATCACCTACATGCGCCACGAAGGCAAATCCGAGACCGGTAACGACATCGCCTGGTCCATGCTTGTTGCCGCCCTCGTGCTGTCGCCGGTGCTGGTGATCTTCGGACCCGGCGACATCATGGCAATGACAGTCAATGAGCGGATCGGCATTGCTGCTCCGGCCGGGCTCTGGGCGCTGATGCTGGGACTGGTCTCTACCGGGTTCGCCTATTTCGGCATCTCGCTTGTGCTGAAGACGCTGAACGCCAACGTCTATTCGCTGGTCGACATCATCGTATCGCCGGTGGTTGCGGCAACGCTGGGCTTTCTCGTATTCGGAGAGGTCCCGGCGACGGGCATGATCTATGGCGGCGCGTTGCTTCTGACGGCCGGGTTCGTCCTGACCCGTCTGACCACCCGGGACGATCCAAACCTTGCGGCGCATCCCTGTCAGTGCACCTGA
- a CDS encoding cytochrome c — protein sequence MNKTLLAIVAFFLVGGVAVYWNATQRATQGTGHSMIPPDTSTLAEGAPIVEVALPAELSADAQIGKRAFDAKCAECHGANAAGQNGVAPPLVHKTYEPNHHSDMAFVLAAKNGVRAHHWNFGNMPAVEGVTDGDVKMITRYIRELQKENGIF from the coding sequence ATGAACAAGACATTGCTGGCGATCGTCGCCTTCTTTCTCGTCGGGGGGGTTGCGGTCTACTGGAATGCGACGCAACGGGCGACGCAAGGCACGGGCCATTCGATGATTCCGCCCGATACCAGCACCCTGGCCGAGGGCGCACCGATCGTCGAGGTGGCGCTTCCCGCCGAACTGTCGGCGGACGCGCAGATCGGAAAGCGGGCGTTCGACGCCAAATGCGCCGAGTGTCATGGTGCGAATGCGGCGGGCCAGAACGGCGTCGCCCCACCGCTTGTACACAAGACCTATGAGCCAAACCATCACTCCGACATGGCATTCGTCCTCGCGGCAAAAAACGGCGTCCGTGCGCATCACTGGAACTTCGGCAACATGCCGGCGGTGGAGGGTGTGACCGATGGCGACGTGAAAATGATCACGCGTTACATTCGTGAGCTTCAGAAGGAAAACGGCATCTTTTGA
- a CDS encoding cytochrome c produces MRRVLAGVAVLALSGTAAIAALVVWPIGRPPAEIELTGDVQRGAYLARASGCIACHTNFEDGGAPLAGGAPLETPFGVFYPPNITTDPEHGIGDWSLSDFAMTVRQGVSPDGEPLFPAFTYPFYADFSDQDVADMWAAFQTVAPVTNPAPPHDVGFPFNQRWGLKLWRALFMHDPQTEPVEGKSVDWNRGRQLVRGAAHCGACHTGRNLAGGRMPDAVFAGNDDLPGGNKAPSILSDDLADRGWTVANLSYALQSGVTPSGDVFGGSMGEVVQNGTRFLSKSDLKAMAIYLLDSDVPEGRALAGRPSIGKTID; encoded by the coding sequence ATGAGGCGGGTTCTTGCAGGTGTTGCCGTCCTTGCCCTTTCCGGCACGGCGGCAATCGCGGCGTTGGTGGTTTGGCCGATTGGCCGACCGCCCGCCGAGATCGAGTTGACCGGCGATGTCCAGCGCGGTGCCTATCTGGCGCGCGCGAGCGGTTGCATCGCCTGTCACACGAATTTCGAGGATGGCGGCGCTCCGCTGGCGGGCGGTGCCCCGCTCGAAACCCCGTTTGGCGTCTTCTACCCGCCGAACATAACCACCGATCCCGAGCACGGCATCGGAGACTGGAGCCTGTCTGACTTCGCGATGACTGTCAGGCAGGGCGTTTCGCCCGATGGCGAGCCCTTGTTTCCGGCATTCACCTATCCGTTCTATGCGGATTTTTCCGATCAGGACGTCGCCGATATGTGGGCAGCATTCCAGACCGTCGCACCGGTAACCAACCCCGCACCACCGCACGATGTCGGTTTCCCGTTCAACCAACGCTGGGGCCTGAAACTATGGCGTGCGCTTTTCATGCATGATCCGCAGACCGAACCGGTGGAAGGAAAGAGCGTCGACTGGAACCGCGGCCGGCAACTCGTGCGCGGCGCCGCCCATTGCGGGGCCTGTCACACCGGTCGGAACCTCGCGGGCGGCCGGATGCCAGATGCCGTTTTTGCCGGCAACGACGACCTGCCCGGTGGAAACAAGGCACCATCAATCCTGTCCGACGATCTGGCAGATCGCGGATGGACCGTCGCCAATCTGTCATATGCTCTGCAAAGTGGTGTTACCCCGTCAGGAGACGTGTTCGGCGGCAGCATGGGTGAGGTTGTCCAGAACGGAACGCGGTTCCTCTCAAAGTCCGATTTGAAAGCGATGGCGATCTATCTTCTCGACAGCGATGTACCGGAAGGCAGGGCTTTGGCGGGGAGGCCGAGTATCGGCAAAACCATCGATTGA
- a CDS encoding L,D-transpeptidase family protein: MIKNGEKPLNRRGFLAAGASGVIALATPTLLRAEEASVVRRNMSSFRLHAWQDHFDSLGKGILLSDTNTRVLQHWTADGEMRIYPTSVPLSDELTRRGYTEVVFKDEAPDWAPTPSMIERDPTLPRYVAPGPDNPLGIRAMHLSWQYYRIHGTNDTRKIGRKSSNGCIGLYNEQIVGVFDRSPVGTQVKLI, translated from the coding sequence ATGATAAAAAATGGCGAAAAGCCCCTCAACCGGCGCGGATTTCTGGCGGCGGGTGCCAGCGGTGTTATCGCGCTGGCGACCCCAACACTCCTTCGGGCGGAGGAAGCGTCCGTGGTGAGGCGCAACATGTCTTCCTTCCGGCTACACGCTTGGCAGGATCACTTCGACAGCCTTGGCAAAGGCATCCTGCTCTCGGACACGAACACCAGGGTGCTCCAGCATTGGACTGCCGATGGGGAGATGCGTATCTATCCCACCTCGGTGCCGTTGTCCGACGAGCTGACACGCCGCGGTTATACCGAAGTGGTCTTCAAGGATGAGGCCCCCGATTGGGCGCCGACACCCTCGATGATCGAGCGCGATCCGACGCTGCCGCGCTATGTGGCGCCCGGGCCGGACAATCCGCTGGGTATTCGTGCCATGCACCTGAGTTGGCAGTACTATCGCATTCACGGCACCAACGACACGCGCAAGATCGGTCGCAAATCGTCGAATGGCTGTATCGGCCTTTATAACGAACAAATTGTCGGGGTTTTCGACAGATCGCCGGTTGGTACACAGGTCAAACTTATTTGA
- a CDS encoding cation transporter: protein MVISAWLTGVYFIIELGIGLWTGSIAVLSDAFHTFSAVGGILVAVGAARLSRRPADATFSFGWYRSEILGALVNGGFLAGMAFVVIYMAAMRLNAPIDLPTGPMLLAAAGGLVTEFISLGLIWKQSRSDMNVRGALWHIIQTFVGSLLIIVTALVIRFTGFLMIDPLLGMAFGFVLLWASWGILRDAARLLMEAAPSEIDLNSVIADLEALDGVHDAHHVHAWTLTSGRNVFSAHLRVGDGVDPQAVQRRAHRLLRRDHGFFFVTLQTETECLDESGAETIDITSGHQVGHV, encoded by the coding sequence ATGGTCATCTCGGCCTGGCTGACCGGCGTCTATTTCATCATTGAGCTTGGTATCGGGCTCTGGACCGGATCGATCGCTGTCCTGTCGGATGCATTCCACACGTTTTCCGCCGTGGGCGGAATCCTCGTCGCCGTGGGCGCGGCCCGGCTTTCCCGGCGGCCTGCCGATGCAACATTCAGCTTTGGCTGGTACCGCTCCGAAATCCTCGGCGCGCTGGTGAATGGCGGGTTCCTGGCCGGAATGGCCTTCGTCGTTATCTATATGGCCGCGATGCGGCTGAACGCGCCCATCGACCTGCCGACAGGGCCAATGCTGCTTGCTGCAGCCGGGGGTCTTGTGACGGAGTTCATTTCGCTTGGCCTCATCTGGAAACAGAGCCGGAGCGACATGAACGTGCGCGGCGCGCTCTGGCACATCATCCAGACCTTCGTGGGCAGCCTGCTCATCATCGTCACGGCGCTGGTGATCCGCTTTACCGGTTTCCTGATGATCGACCCACTTCTGGGCATGGCTTTCGGCTTCGTGCTGCTCTGGGCCAGCTGGGGCATCCTGCGGGATGCGGCGCGGCTCTTGATGGAGGCAGCGCCGAGCGAGATAGATTTGAACTCGGTGATCGCGGATCTGGAAGCGCTCGACGGTGTGCACGACGCGCATCATGTCCACGCATGGACATTGACCAGCGGGCGGAACGTGTTTTCGGCGCACCTTCGCGTGGGTGACGGCGTGGACCCGCAGGCGGTGCAACGACGGGCGCACCGCTTGCTGCGCCGCGATCACGGCTTCTTCTTCGTAACGCTCCAGACTGAAACCGAGTGTCTGGACGAGTCGGGTGCCGAGACGATCGATATCACCTCGGGCCATCAGGTCGGCCATGTCTGA
- a CDS encoding DUF2933 domain-containing protein, whose product MPVMKYAMWACCAVMLLPIAAFVMTGGLAGGLTSGLYVFAPLLLCVAAHLIMHQMMGKSCHDTKSERTDDVAIQVDQKVAAN is encoded by the coding sequence ATGCCGGTGATGAAATACGCCATGTGGGCCTGCTGCGCGGTAATGCTGCTTCCAATCGCAGCGTTCGTGATGACGGGGGGACTTGCGGGCGGATTGACCTCCGGGCTCTACGTCTTCGCACCTCTGCTTTTGTGCGTCGCCGCACATTTGATCATGCATCAGATGATGGGAAAATCATGCCATGATACGAAGAGCGAGCGGACCGATGATGTTGCGATCCAGGTGGATCAAAAAGTAGCCGCCAATTAG
- a CDS encoding thioredoxin family protein: protein MSNAAESGSFSNPALEARLIAAENGVGPNATSLSAGLHLELGEGWKTYWRSPGEVGIPPSIDWAGSENVEEVELLWPAPERFTAFGIENFGYHDEVVFPLRIALSDPGAPVRLNANVTLLTCSTVCVPQEFTLTLSLPRASGIDADAAALISAYAEKVPEEGAESGISIQSAYLDPDMTALTLVAHSERPFAGPDVFPELGAGTAFGKPDIRLGDGGRLLWARLPVLSAAADLPDLRITVTDGDRAASLFTELADAAPQPPFALDRVLPGLAELAWIAAIAFLGGLVLNVMPCVLPVLSIKLSSAMKSRDQGVGRIRKGFAVSALGVLAFMWSLAALTLAARGLGMTVGWGLQFQNPVFLAVMFIVLAVFSANLFGAFEIELPSSLQTRLARAGGGKGYSGDFATGAFAAILATPCSAPFLGTAVAFALAGRLLDIAVIFTALGIGLALPYLIVAAFPAAISRLPKPGRWMLWLKILLGLALAGTAGWLFWVLIGVGGMTSALAVLTASAVLVVILSFSRLAAGARLSGAAATGALAIFLAGFLSAAGTPNAKPATDWAAFDRREIPKLVSRGEVVFVDVTADWCLTCKANKALVLDRAPVRTALRAPGVTAMQADWTRPDEAISRYLETFDRYGIPFNAVYGPGAPEGIVLPELLSSEAVLSALEKAAERAVASGG from the coding sequence ATGTCGAACGCCGCCGAATCCGGGAGCTTTTCCAACCCGGCTCTCGAGGCGCGTCTGATCGCAGCCGAAAACGGAGTCGGCCCGAACGCGACGTCCCTGTCCGCCGGGCTGCATCTGGAGTTGGGCGAGGGCTGGAAGACCTATTGGCGGTCCCCGGGCGAGGTCGGCATCCCGCCCTCGATCGACTGGGCGGGATCGGAGAATGTGGAAGAGGTCGAATTGCTCTGGCCCGCCCCGGAACGGTTCACGGCCTTCGGGATCGAGAATTTCGGATATCACGACGAGGTCGTATTTCCGCTGCGTATCGCATTGTCCGACCCCGGCGCGCCGGTGCGATTGAACGCCAATGTCACGCTTCTGACCTGCTCGACCGTTTGCGTCCCGCAGGAGTTCACACTGACCCTGTCGCTGCCACGAGCCAGCGGAATCGACGCGGATGCGGCGGCGCTCATCTCGGCCTATGCCGAAAAGGTGCCGGAGGAGGGGGCTGAGAGCGGTATCTCGATCCAGTCGGCCTATCTCGACCCGGACATGACCGCCCTGACGCTGGTCGCACACAGTGAGCGTCCCTTCGCGGGCCCGGATGTCTTTCCCGAACTGGGCGCGGGCACGGCATTCGGCAAGCCGGATATTCGTCTGGGCGACGGGGGCCGTCTGCTCTGGGCCCGATTGCCCGTTCTGAGCGCGGCCGCGGATCTGCCCGATCTGCGGATCACCGTGACCGATGGCGACCGTGCGGCCAGCCTGTTCACGGAGTTGGCCGATGCAGCACCGCAGCCGCCCTTCGCCCTGGACCGCGTGCTGCCGGGTCTGGCGGAACTGGCCTGGATCGCCGCAATCGCCTTCCTCGGCGGTCTTGTCCTGAACGTCATGCCCTGCGTGCTGCCGGTGCTCTCCATCAAGCTGTCCTCGGCGATGAAGAGCCGCGACCAGGGCGTGGGCCGTATTCGCAAGGGGTTTGCCGTCTCCGCACTCGGCGTTCTGGCGTTCATGTGGTCGCTCGCCGCTTTGACCCTCGCGGCGCGCGGTCTGGGGATGACCGTGGGCTGGGGGCTGCAATTCCAGAACCCCGTATTCTTGGCGGTGATGTTCATTGTCCTGGCCGTGTTTTCCGCCAACCTTTTCGGGGCATTCGAAATCGAGCTGCCGTCTTCCTTGCAGACCCGGCTCGCCCGCGCCGGCGGTGGCAAAGGCTATAGCGGCGACTTTGCGACAGGTGCCTTTGCCGCCATCCTCGCGACACCCTGTTCGGCGCCGTTCCTGGGCACGGCTGTTGCCTTTGCGCTGGCCGGGCGGCTGCTCGATATCGCGGTGATCTTCACGGCCCTGGGGATCGGTCTGGCCTTGCCCTATCTCATCGTTGCCGCGTTTCCGGCGGCGATCTCGCGCCTGCCGAAACCGGGCCGCTGGATGCTGTGGCTGAAGATCCTGCTGGGGCTGGCATTGGCGGGCACAGCCGGCTGGCTGTTCTGGGTGCTGATCGGTGTCGGTGGCATGACGTCCGCGCTTGCGGTTCTGACAGCCAGCGCAGTCCTCGTCGTGATTCTGTCTTTCAGTCGCCTGGCCGCAGGTGCTCGCTTGTCCGGGGCTGCGGCCACGGGCGCGTTGGCCATCTTCCTGGCGGGATTCCTTTCTGCGGCCGGCACGCCGAACGCCAAGCCGGCGACGGACTGGGCCGCATTCGACCGTCGAGAAATTCCGAAGCTCGTGTCGCGCGGAGAGGTGGTTTTCGTGGATGTGACCGCCGATTGGTGTCTCACCTGCAAGGCCAACAAGGCGCTCGTGCTTGACCGCGCGCCGGTTCGAACGGCCCTTCGCGCGCCGGGCGTGACGGCGATGCAGGCCGATTGGACCCGGCCCGACGAGGCAATCTCGCGCTATCTGGAGACCTTCGACCGCTACGGTATTCCGTTCAACGCTGTCTATGGACCCGGCGCTCCCGAGGGTATCGTCCTGCCCGAGCTCCTGTCGTCCGAAGCGGTTCTATCAGCGCTCGAGAAGGCGGCGGAGCGCGCGGTGGCGTCGGGCGGATAG
- a CDS encoding DsbA family protein, whose product MIEGRRNTLAVLATVAAAYAGFWYFPELGSTELNFEDVQYPRGFRRLSASESSSGFDLFIGMNAMGPDSLADAEARVRADICGALYGDDLSATQRVPVAFFTEYYCPYCRVQTRTLAALDARPDSNLRAIWHELPLLGQSSEVAAKAALAAKRQGAYVAFHERLMKSSFVATPEYLQALARDIGVDHQRLITDMRSAPVTEELENSAALARVFGIFGTPALIIGRTIIQGQIDEKTILRVAEMEIEEDWTSQCQTA is encoded by the coding sequence ATGATTGAAGGACGGCGGAATACATTGGCAGTTCTTGCGACTGTTGCGGCCGCCTACGCCGGGTTTTGGTATTTTCCGGAACTCGGTTCGACCGAACTCAACTTCGAGGACGTTCAATACCCGCGGGGCTTTCGCAGGCTGTCCGCCAGCGAAAGCTCGAGCGGCTTCGATCTCTTCATCGGAATGAACGCCATGGGTCCGGATAGTCTGGCGGATGCCGAAGCGCGGGTCAGGGCAGATATCTGCGGTGCGCTCTACGGCGATGACCTGTCTGCAACACAGCGCGTTCCGGTGGCGTTTTTTACAGAGTATTATTGCCCTTATTGCCGTGTTCAGACCAGGACGCTTGCGGCGCTCGATGCACGTCCCGACAGCAACCTGCGTGCCATCTGGCACGAATTGCCGCTTCTCGGGCAATCGTCGGAGGTCGCGGCCAAGGCGGCGCTGGCGGCGAAACGCCAGGGTGCCTATGTCGCATTTCATGAACGGCTCATGAAATCCTCGTTTGTGGCGACACCGGAATATTTACAGGCTTTGGCGCGAGACATCGGTGTCGATCACCAACGTCTGATTACCGACATGCGAAGCGCCCCTGTTACCGAAGAATTGGAAAACAGTGCTGCTCTCGCACGGGTATTCGGCATTTTTGGAACGCCCGCCCTGATAATCGGGCGAACGATCATCCAGGGCCAGATCGATGAGAAGACCATTCTGCGTGTTGCCGAGATGGAAATCGAGGAAGATTGGACGTCCCAGTGTCAGACAGCGTGA